Proteins encoded within one genomic window of Methanothrix harundinacea 6Ac:
- a CDS encoding V-type ATP synthase subunit F, protein MKIAVIGDSDTVSGFRLGGVTRSYVVRVEEPIEVILAELIGDETVGVIAITERLADANRSAIDEITKGKKAVTPILVEISDKNGPIVREVDPLKALIKSAIGVEI, encoded by the coding sequence ATGAAGATAGCCGTTATCGGCGACTCGGATACTGTGAGCGGCTTCAGGCTTGGAGGAGTGACCAGGTCGTATGTGGTCAGAGTCGAGGAGCCGATCGAGGTCATTCTTGCGGAGCTGATCGGCGATGAAACGGTTGGGGTCATTGCTATAACAGAGCGGTTGGCGGATGCAAACCGTTCGGCCATAGATGAGATAACCAAGGGCAAGAAGGCTGTCACACCGATTCTGGTGGAGATTTCGGACAAAAATGGCCCTATCGTTCGTGAGGTCGATCCACTGAAGGCTCTAATCAAGAGCGCCATAGGAGTTGAGATTTAA